One genomic segment of Drosophila willistoni isolate 14030-0811.24 chromosome 2R unlocalized genomic scaffold, UCI_dwil_1.1 Seg200, whole genome shotgun sequence includes these proteins:
- the LOC6641537 gene encoding zinc carboxypeptidase: MKLCEYLILFTSILAISSASFKVRYDEFAVYRVTFENEQQRQVLQQFLGKGEQKYDIWYEGRNEMHVMVNPIEDRTFRSLTYMTGLEVEVFIPNVQKLIDDEQPLEERYNSDFNWKRYHNLEEIYAWLDKILIDYANVTEGLVIGQSYEGRDIRAVKISHNTGKPAIFIESTIHAREWITVATATWFINELLTSDNSQVRELAENYDWYVVPVLNVDGFVYTHTNNRLWRKTRQPNANSDCIGTDGNRNFDAHWMENGGASDEPCEDRYAGSAPFSEPETEALSEFVASIKDDLRIYLAFHSYSQFLLYPYGHSEEEIPQNKEDLEAIGDVFTSAIRNLAYGTEYTHGTTANLLYIASGSSIDWAYSELDIQLAFLIEFRDTGRYGQVLPPAYIIPNAEEILAGLIALVDKAKDLNYI; encoded by the exons ATGAAACTGTGCGAATATCTAATTTTGTTTACTTCGATCCTTGCCATATCTTCGGCTTCGTTCAAGGTCAGATATGATGAGTTCGCAGTGTATCGTGTTACATTTGAAAATGAGCAACAGAGACAAGTTTTACAACAATTTTTGGGAAAAGGAGAACAAAAG TACGACATTTGGTATGAAGGACGCAATGAAATGCATGTGATGGTCAATCCTATTGAAGATAGAACCTTTCGGAGTTTAACATATATGACAGGACTAGAAGTGGAAGTTTTTATTCCTAATGTGCAAAA ATTAATCGATGATGAGCAACCCCTCGAAGAGCGATACAATTCGGACTTTAATTGGAAGCGCTATCACAATCTTGAAGAAATCTATGCCTGGTTGGATAAGATACTTATTGATTATGCTAATGTCACTGAAGGATTGGTTATTGGGCAATCCTATGAGGGTCGTGATATAAGAGCCGTTAAAATATCCCACAATACAGGAAAACCtgcaatttttattgaatCCACAATACATGCCAGAGAGTGGATCACAGTGGCAACAGCTACTTGGTTTATCAATGAGCTTTTGACGTCCGACAATTCTCAAGTAAGGGAATTGGCCGAGAACTATGATTGGTATGTCGTTCCAGTGCTAAACGTCGATGGTTTCGTCTatacacatacaaat AACCGATTGTGGCGCAAGACCCGACAACCTAATGCCAATTCAGACTGCATCGGTACTGATGGCAATAGAAATTTTGATGCCCATTGGATGGAAAACGGTGGCGCTTCTGACGAACCGTGTGAGGATCGTTATGCTGGATCTGCACCCTTCTCTGAACCGGAAACAGAAGCCCTGTCCGAATTTGTTGCTAGCATCAAGGATGATTTGCGCATATATTTGGCTTTCCACTCGTATAGTCAATTTCTGTTGTATCCCTACGGACACTCTGAAGAAGAAATTCCACAAAATAAAGAGGATCTAGAGGCTATAGGCGATGTTTTCACTTCGGCCATTAGAAATCTAGCCTATGGCACTGAGTATACACATGGAACCACAGCCAATTTGTTAT ATATTGCCTCTGGTTCGTCGATAGACTGGGCGTACAGTGAGCTGGATATTCAGTTAGCCTTTCTTATTGAGTTTCGAGATACCGGTCGGTATGGACAAGTCTTACCACCTGCCTATATCATTCCCAATGCTGAAGAGATACTAGCTGGCCTTATTGCTCTTGTTGATAAGGCTAAAGACTTAAACTATAtttaa